From Desulfobacterales bacterium, a single genomic window includes:
- the glyS gene encoding glycine--tRNA ligase subunit beta, which yields MKRLLFEIGAEEIPAGYIEPALKALQENLLKKLTRARIDHGAATTFGTPRRLAVSVADVAEKQTPVTTEVMGPPEKVAFDATGQPTMAARKFAEKVGLSVAELGVTETPKGRYLCAVTADAGKSTETLLETILPELITAIPFPKTMKWADKQVLFARPIHSILALFGTKVVSFSFAGLQSDAWTWGHSIMRREQIPVPSPEAYVDILREADVIADITERKNRIIDEIQRCAEKVGGRVLPDEALLDIVTQLVECPLPVVGNFDAGYLELPGEILITAMREHQKYFAIIDASGSLMPHFIAINNTRTRDVALSVRGHERVLRARLEDARFFYRTDRAVALETWVSRLNNVLFQAKLGSVYDKVVRIGKIAEYLTAQLPCPPETAAHAIRAAFLCKADLMSQTVGEFPKLQGIMGRVYALAAGEPAAVATAIEEHYQPTYSGGALPQSLAGAVVAIADKIDTICGCFSAGLIPTGAADPYALRRQAIGIIQILLERNVSVSLMALIQTGTALFSSTADQNSAETAQKVYDFFSGRMTHLLSDLGYSRDVVAAVTSVTVDHVPNVWNRVRALEKLKAEPDFEPLAIAFKRVVNIIKKSDTAVGAALNEGLFEAPCEGDLLNAFKKVRAQVADNLNNHCFEEALRQIASLRGAVDAFFDGVMVMAEDETIRANRLALLGQISDLFAMFADFSKLST from the coding sequence ATGAAACGGTTATTATTCGAGATAGGCGCGGAGGAAATTCCGGCGGGGTATATTGAGCCGGCGTTAAAGGCGCTGCAGGAAAATTTGCTCAAAAAATTGACACGCGCACGCATCGATCACGGCGCGGCAACCACCTTCGGAACGCCCAGGCGGCTTGCGGTAAGTGTGGCGGATGTGGCGGAAAAACAAACCCCGGTCACGACGGAAGTCATGGGGCCGCCGGAGAAAGTCGCCTTTGACGCAACAGGGCAGCCCACCATGGCAGCCCGAAAATTCGCTGAAAAAGTGGGGCTAAGCGTCGCGGAACTCGGCGTAACCGAGACACCCAAAGGCCGATACTTATGCGCCGTGACTGCCGATGCCGGAAAATCCACCGAAACCTTATTGGAAACGATATTGCCGGAGCTCATCACGGCCATTCCCTTTCCCAAGACCATGAAATGGGCGGATAAGCAGGTTCTCTTTGCCAGGCCCATTCACTCTATTCTGGCCCTTTTTGGTACGAAAGTGGTCTCGTTCTCTTTTGCCGGTCTTCAAAGCGACGCCTGGACGTGGGGCCACAGCATCATGCGCCGGGAACAAATACCCGTGCCTTCTCCGGAAGCCTATGTGGATATTCTGAGAGAAGCGGACGTCATCGCGGATATCACCGAGCGTAAAAACAGGATTATCGACGAAATTCAGCGCTGCGCCGAAAAGGTGGGCGGCCGCGTGCTGCCGGACGAAGCCCTGCTGGATATTGTCACGCAGCTCGTGGAATGCCCCCTGCCGGTGGTGGGTAATTTTGATGCCGGATACCTGGAGTTGCCCGGGGAAATACTGATTACCGCCATGCGGGAACACCAGAAATACTTCGCGATAATTGATGCCTCCGGAAGCCTGATGCCGCATTTCATCGCCATCAACAACACCCGAACCAGGGACGTGGCGCTGTCCGTCAGAGGCCATGAGCGCGTCCTGCGCGCTCGGCTTGAAGATGCCCGGTTTTTTTACCGCACCGACCGGGCCGTAGCCCTTGAGACCTGGGTCTCGCGCCTTAACAACGTGCTTTTTCAGGCAAAGCTCGGCTCGGTGTACGATAAGGTGGTTCGCATCGGCAAAATTGCAGAATACCTGACCGCGCAACTCCCCTGCCCGCCGGAAACCGCCGCCCATGCGATTCGGGCTGCCTTTCTGTGCAAGGCGGATCTGATGAGTCAGACCGTGGGGGAATTTCCGAAATTGCAAGGCATCATGGGCCGCGTGTACGCGCTGGCGGCCGGTGAACCTGCTGCCGTGGCAACCGCGATCGAGGAACACTACCAGCCCACCTATTCCGGCGGCGCCCTGCCCCAGAGTCTTGCCGGTGCCGTTGTGGCAATTGCGGATAAAATCGATACCATCTGCGGATGTTTCAGCGCGGGTCTGATTCCCACGGGCGCGGCGGATCCTTATGCCCTGCGCCGCCAGGCAATCGGCATCATTCAGATTCTGCTCGAAAGGAATGTTTCCGTTTCATTGATGGCGCTGATTCAAACCGGAACAGCCCTTTTCTCTTCCACCGCCGATCAGAATTCCGCCGAAACCGCGCAAAAGGTGTATGATTTTTTCAGCGGCCGCATGACCCACCTGCTCTCGGATTTAGGCTACTCCAGGGATGTGGTCGCCGCGGTCACCAGCGTGACGGTGGACCATGTTCCCAATGTGTGGAACCGGGTACGCGCGCTTGAGAAATTAAAGGCCGAACCCGACTTCGAGCCCCTGGCCATCGCCTTCAAGCGCGTGGTCAATATCATCAAAAAATCGGATACCGCTGTCGGCGCCGCGCTGAATGAGGGGCTTTTCGAGGCCCCCTGCGAAGGGGATCTTTTGAACGCATTCAAAAAGGTTCGTGCTCAAGTCGCCGATAACCTAAATAACCATTGCTTTGAAGAGGCGCTGCGGCAAATCGCTTCCCTGCGTGGTGCGGTCGATGCCTTTTTTGACGGCGTCATGGTCATGGCGGAAGATGAAACCATCCGCGCCAACCGCCTGGCCCTTTTGGGCCAAATCTCGGATCTATTCGCCATGTTTGCAGATTTTTCAAAACTATCAACGTAA